A window of the Diorhabda carinulata isolate Delta chromosome 1, icDioCari1.1, whole genome shotgun sequence genome harbors these coding sequences:
- the LOC130901615 gene encoding hrp65 protein-like isoform X2 — protein MDPESKPDTTNIKVESSTNDTTLAVPENTNNFNRQERRGGGGGSGERFGRGGRFGGPRGGGGGSGQNQREGRNYENRRGRGGNYSGGFGGGRNMKNDEDGGENQEDGGHQGGRGHDRHDRNDRDGGMRGMRGPRGGMRGPEDKFLDRVLQISGPTFDLPPIEMAEKKFNGRNRLYIGNIGSEVTEEELLELFKPYGETAEVFVNKEKNFGFIKLDYHSNAEKAKRELDGTVVKSRNLKIRFAPNSASIKVKNLTPHVTNELLHYAFSIFGEIERAIVSVDERGKPTGEGVIDFSRKGSALHAIRKCTDGCFFITGSLRPVIVELFDIVDDINGYPEKNVNKKHPEFMKEREQGPRFAATGSFENEYGMRWKQLYDLHAQKEEALKKELELEKEKLIAQMEYARYEHETEMLRDQLRAREMDKDRQKREWEMKQRQVEEERLRTEEQMRKSQENMESRIMAQQEELRRRQQENNLFMQAHNLDSILNQQEQVYEAPSGYSQNIQDDNGITDDFDPVTGMSYLKLISLKIFDVLNSSFPHRWMECT, from the exons ATGGATCCCGAATCTAAACCTGATACAACTAATATTAAAGTTGAATCATCAACAAATGATACTACTTTAGCAGTACCAGAAAATACCAACAATTTCAATCGACAAGAACGCCGTGGTGGCGGTGGAGGATCTGGTGAGAGATTTGGTAGAGGAGGAAGATTTGGTGGCCCCAGAGGTGGCGGAGGCGGCTCTGGTcag aatcAGAGAGAAGGCAGAAACTATGAGAACAGGCGTGGTCGTGGTGGTAATTATAGTGGTGGCTTTGGAGGTggaagaaatatgaaaaatgatgaagATGGAGGAGAAAACCAAGAAGATGGAGGTCATCAAGGTGGCCGTGGGCATGACAGACATGACCGAAATGACCGTGATGGTGGTATGCGTGGAATGAGAGGACCAAGAGGTGGAATGAGGGGGCCAGAAGATAAATTCTTGGATAGAGTACTCCAAATTTCAGGACCCACTTTTGATTTGCCTCCAATTGAAATggctgaaaaaaaatttaatggaagAAACAGATTGTACATAGGAAACATTGGATCTGAAGTAACAGAAGAAGAATTATTAGAACTGTTTAAACCCTATGGAGAAACAGCTgaagtttttgttaataaagaGAAAAACTTTGGTTTCATTAAATTGGATTACCATAGCAATGCAGAAAAAGCAAAAAGAGAACTTGATGGCACCGTAGTTAAATCTCGTAATTTGAAGATAAGATTTGCTCCAAATTCGGCTTCAATTAAAGTTAAAAATCTTACTCCTCACGTTACCAATGAATTGCTACACTATGCCTTCTCTATTTTTGGAGAg ATCGAAAGAGCCATTGTATCTGTTGATGAGAGAGGAAAACCCACAGGAGAAGGTGTTATTGATTTTTCTCGCAAAGGATCTGCACTTCATGCCATTAGAAAATGCACAGATGGCTGTTTCTTCATAACTGGATCACTTCGACCTGTCATAGTCGAGTTATTTGATATTGTTGATGACATTAACGGATATCCAGAGAAAAATGTTAACAAAAAGCATCCCGAATTTATGAAAGAAAGAGAACAAGGTCCAAGGTTTGCTGCTACTGGATCTTTTGAAAATGAGTACGGTATGAGATGGAAACAGTTGTATGATCTACATGCACAAAAAGAAGAAGCTCTTAAAAAAGAATTAGaactagaaaaagaaaaactgataGCACAAATGGAGTATGCTAGATATGAACATGAAACAGAAATGCTAAGAGACCAATTGAGGGCTAGAGAAATGGATAAAGACCGACAAAAGAGGGAATGGGAAATGAAGCAGAGGCAAGTGGAAGAAGAGAGACTCAGGACTGAAGAACAGATGAGAAAATCGCAAGAAAATATGGAATCAAGAATAATGGCGCAACAAGAAGAGCTAAGAAGAAGGCAGCAAGAAAACAATCTTTTTATGCAAGCACACAATTTGGATTCTATACTAAATCAACAAGAGCAAGTATATGAAGCACCGTCTGGATATAGCCAAAATA TTCAAGATGATAATGGAATCACG
- the LOC130903743 gene encoding calcium uptake protein 3, mitochondrial isoform X1 — translation MAVSHVFRNYLSKFNITTTRFFSRISSKGIQKQCPSFLYILGGSTTLIFAYKIKSNQTVYAAQPKNEEDVKAVKLTSREKRFIRFASVEYDGQLYMTPQDFLESVVEAEPRPRLKRKVLNQKELEKIREATPSLSQGSPRLFRSLRDKGIISYTEYLFLLSILTKPESGFKIAFNMFDTDGNQRVDKNEFLVVRKLLAGKKCEDNDTMEKIFSHAWKGRRGMTNENEDVATIQEQYVDDEQGLQRKHIVDTTLIVHFFGPKGNSDLNFESFKKFMLHLQTEVLELEFNEFSKGLSTISEVDFAKILLRYTYLDTDEYDMYLDRLLDRIKDTKGITFEEFHVFCQFLNNLEDFTIAMRMYTLADHPISKDEFHRAVKICTGTNLTQHIVHTVFAIFDDDGDGLLSYREFIAIMKDRLHRGFKSYAKNEGWEAFKSCIKQEMKSPV, via the exons atggcAGTATCTCATGTATTTCGtaattatttatctaaatttaatataacaaCAACAAGATTCTTCAGTAGAATCAGCTCTAAAGGAATTCAGAAACAATGTCcatcttttctttatatattaggtGGATCTACCACATTAATTTTTGCTTACAAGATAAAGTCAAATCAGACAGTGTATGCGGCTCAACCTAAAAAT GAGGAAGATGTAAAGGCGGTGAAATTAACATCTAGAGAAAAACGCTTTATTAGATTTGCTTCTGTTGAGTATGATGGTCAGTTATATATGACACCCCAAGATTTTCTCGAATCAGTAGTTGAAGCTGAACCACGGC CTCGGTTGAAACGaaaagttttaaatcaaaaagaGCTGGAAAAAATTCGAGAAGCCACACCTTCCCTAAGTCAAGGGTCACCAAGATTGTTTAGAAGCCTAAGAGATAAAG GTATTATTTCATATACTGAGTACCTGTTTCTTCTGTCGATATTAACAA AACCAGAATCTGGATTTAAAATTGCCTTTAATATGTTTGATACAGATGGTAATCAGAGAGTTgacaaaaatgagtttttagtG GTAAGAAAACTATTGGCAGGCAAAAAATGTGAAGACAATGATACA ATGGAGAAAATCTTCAGCCATGCTTGGAAAGGTAGGAGGGGTATGACTAATGAAAATGAAGACGTGGCTACTATACAAGAACAGTATGTTGATGATGAGCAAGGACTTCAGAGAAAACATATCGTTGATACCACACTTATAGTTCACTTTTTCGGACCTAAGGGCAACAGCGACCTCAATTTTGAAAGTTTCAAGAAATTCATGTTACATTTACAAACGGAAGTACTTGAACTAGAATTCAATGAGTTTTCCAAGGGTCTTTCTACAATTTCTGAGGTAGATTTTGCAAAAATATTGTTGAGATATACATATTTAGACACCGACGAATATGATATGTATCTGGATAGACTACTAGATAGAATAAAAGACACAAAGGGGATTACGTTTGAAGAATTTCATGTATTTTGTCAGTTCTTGAATAATTTGGAAGATTTTACGATTGCTATGAGAATGTATACACTAGCAGACCATCCCATATCTAAAG ACGAATTTCACAGAGCCGTTAAAATATGCACAGGAACTAACTTGACTCAACATATAGTTCACACAGTGTTTGCCATATTTGATGATGATGGTGATGGACTTCTGAGCTATAGAGAATTTATTGCCATAATGAAAGATAGATTGCATAGAGGGTTCAAA tCTTATGCCAAGAATGAAGGTTGGGAAGCTTTCAAATCATGTATCAAACAAGAAATGAAATCGCCTGTCTAA
- the LOC130901615 gene encoding hrp65 protein-like isoform X1 translates to MDPESKPDTTNIKVESSTNDTTLAVPENTNNFNRQERRGGGGGSGERFGRGGRFGGPRGGGGGSGQNQREGRNYENRRGRGGNYSGGFGGGRNMKNDEDGGENQEDGGHQGGRGHDRHDRNDRDGGMRGMRGPRGGMRGPEDKFLDRVLQISGPTFDLPPIEMAEKKFNGRNRLYIGNIGSEVTEEELLELFKPYGETAEVFVNKEKNFGFIKLDYHSNAEKAKRELDGTVVKSRNLKIRFAPNSASIKVKNLTPHVTNELLHYAFSIFGEIERAIVSVDERGKPTGEGVIDFSRKGSALHAIRKCTDGCFFITGSLRPVIVELFDIVDDINGYPEKNVNKKHPEFMKEREQGPRFAATGSFENEYGMRWKQLYDLHAQKEEALKKELELEKEKLIAQMEYARYEHETEMLRDQLRAREMDKDRQKREWEMKQRQVEEERLRTEEQMRKSQENMESRIMAQQEELRRRQQENNLFMQAHNLDSILNQQEQVYEAPSGYSQNIQDDNGITDPKTFMSSYERHGGNRYERDSSRTNQGGVNNNRGSGHWVNDSRRGDDFPNKRRRF, encoded by the exons ATGGATCCCGAATCTAAACCTGATACAACTAATATTAAAGTTGAATCATCAACAAATGATACTACTTTAGCAGTACCAGAAAATACCAACAATTTCAATCGACAAGAACGCCGTGGTGGCGGTGGAGGATCTGGTGAGAGATTTGGTAGAGGAGGAAGATTTGGTGGCCCCAGAGGTGGCGGAGGCGGCTCTGGTcag aatcAGAGAGAAGGCAGAAACTATGAGAACAGGCGTGGTCGTGGTGGTAATTATAGTGGTGGCTTTGGAGGTggaagaaatatgaaaaatgatgaagATGGAGGAGAAAACCAAGAAGATGGAGGTCATCAAGGTGGCCGTGGGCATGACAGACATGACCGAAATGACCGTGATGGTGGTATGCGTGGAATGAGAGGACCAAGAGGTGGAATGAGGGGGCCAGAAGATAAATTCTTGGATAGAGTACTCCAAATTTCAGGACCCACTTTTGATTTGCCTCCAATTGAAATggctgaaaaaaaatttaatggaagAAACAGATTGTACATAGGAAACATTGGATCTGAAGTAACAGAAGAAGAATTATTAGAACTGTTTAAACCCTATGGAGAAACAGCTgaagtttttgttaataaagaGAAAAACTTTGGTTTCATTAAATTGGATTACCATAGCAATGCAGAAAAAGCAAAAAGAGAACTTGATGGCACCGTAGTTAAATCTCGTAATTTGAAGATAAGATTTGCTCCAAATTCGGCTTCAATTAAAGTTAAAAATCTTACTCCTCACGTTACCAATGAATTGCTACACTATGCCTTCTCTATTTTTGGAGAg ATCGAAAGAGCCATTGTATCTGTTGATGAGAGAGGAAAACCCACAGGAGAAGGTGTTATTGATTTTTCTCGCAAAGGATCTGCACTTCATGCCATTAGAAAATGCACAGATGGCTGTTTCTTCATAACTGGATCACTTCGACCTGTCATAGTCGAGTTATTTGATATTGTTGATGACATTAACGGATATCCAGAGAAAAATGTTAACAAAAAGCATCCCGAATTTATGAAAGAAAGAGAACAAGGTCCAAGGTTTGCTGCTACTGGATCTTTTGAAAATGAGTACGGTATGAGATGGAAACAGTTGTATGATCTACATGCACAAAAAGAAGAAGCTCTTAAAAAAGAATTAGaactagaaaaagaaaaactgataGCACAAATGGAGTATGCTAGATATGAACATGAAACAGAAATGCTAAGAGACCAATTGAGGGCTAGAGAAATGGATAAAGACCGACAAAAGAGGGAATGGGAAATGAAGCAGAGGCAAGTGGAAGAAGAGAGACTCAGGACTGAAGAACAGATGAGAAAATCGCAAGAAAATATGGAATCAAGAATAATGGCGCAACAAGAAGAGCTAAGAAGAAGGCAGCAAGAAAACAATCTTTTTATGCAAGCACACAATTTGGATTCTATACTAAATCAACAAGAGCAAGTATATGAAGCACCGTCTGGATATAGCCAAAATA TTCAAGATGATAATGGAATCACG
- the LOC130903743 gene encoding calcium uptake protein 3, mitochondrial isoform X2 has product MAVSHVFRNYLSKFNITTTRFFSRISSKGIQKQCPSFLYILGGSTTLIFAYKIKSNQTVYAAQPKNEEDVKAVKLTSREKRFIRFASVEYDGQLYMTPQDFLESVVEAEPRPRLKRKVLNQKELEKIREATPSLSQGSPRLFRSLRDKGIISYTEYLFLLSILTKPESGFKIAFNMFDTDGNQRVDKNEFLVMEKIFSHAWKGRRGMTNENEDVATIQEQYVDDEQGLQRKHIVDTTLIVHFFGPKGNSDLNFESFKKFMLHLQTEVLELEFNEFSKGLSTISEVDFAKILLRYTYLDTDEYDMYLDRLLDRIKDTKGITFEEFHVFCQFLNNLEDFTIAMRMYTLADHPISKDEFHRAVKICTGTNLTQHIVHTVFAIFDDDGDGLLSYREFIAIMKDRLHRGFKSYAKNEGWEAFKSCIKQEMKSPV; this is encoded by the exons atggcAGTATCTCATGTATTTCGtaattatttatctaaatttaatataacaaCAACAAGATTCTTCAGTAGAATCAGCTCTAAAGGAATTCAGAAACAATGTCcatcttttctttatatattaggtGGATCTACCACATTAATTTTTGCTTACAAGATAAAGTCAAATCAGACAGTGTATGCGGCTCAACCTAAAAAT GAGGAAGATGTAAAGGCGGTGAAATTAACATCTAGAGAAAAACGCTTTATTAGATTTGCTTCTGTTGAGTATGATGGTCAGTTATATATGACACCCCAAGATTTTCTCGAATCAGTAGTTGAAGCTGAACCACGGC CTCGGTTGAAACGaaaagttttaaatcaaaaagaGCTGGAAAAAATTCGAGAAGCCACACCTTCCCTAAGTCAAGGGTCACCAAGATTGTTTAGAAGCCTAAGAGATAAAG GTATTATTTCATATACTGAGTACCTGTTTCTTCTGTCGATATTAACAA AACCAGAATCTGGATTTAAAATTGCCTTTAATATGTTTGATACAGATGGTAATCAGAGAGTTgacaaaaatgagtttttagtG ATGGAGAAAATCTTCAGCCATGCTTGGAAAGGTAGGAGGGGTATGACTAATGAAAATGAAGACGTGGCTACTATACAAGAACAGTATGTTGATGATGAGCAAGGACTTCAGAGAAAACATATCGTTGATACCACACTTATAGTTCACTTTTTCGGACCTAAGGGCAACAGCGACCTCAATTTTGAAAGTTTCAAGAAATTCATGTTACATTTACAAACGGAAGTACTTGAACTAGAATTCAATGAGTTTTCCAAGGGTCTTTCTACAATTTCTGAGGTAGATTTTGCAAAAATATTGTTGAGATATACATATTTAGACACCGACGAATATGATATGTATCTGGATAGACTACTAGATAGAATAAAAGACACAAAGGGGATTACGTTTGAAGAATTTCATGTATTTTGTCAGTTCTTGAATAATTTGGAAGATTTTACGATTGCTATGAGAATGTATACACTAGCAGACCATCCCATATCTAAAG ACGAATTTCACAGAGCCGTTAAAATATGCACAGGAACTAACTTGACTCAACATATAGTTCACACAGTGTTTGCCATATTTGATGATGATGGTGATGGACTTCTGAGCTATAGAGAATTTATTGCCATAATGAAAGATAGATTGCATAGAGGGTTCAAA tCTTATGCCAAGAATGAAGGTTGGGAAGCTTTCAAATCATGTATCAAACAAGAAATGAAATCGCCTGTCTAA